GGTCGGAGTAGACTTCGGACGACGGCGACTCGCCACGCGATCGGCGAGCCGTCGGCCTTTCCGACGACTATTCCGCGCGGGTGCTTGCCGACCGTCATACCGTAGTATCCTTCGAACGCCGACTGAGAGAGGAGTGCCGGTAATGCCGCGAACTGGAACGCGATGATCGAACCGATCCAGCCGCTGATTGCCCCGTCTACGAACGCCACCGGGGTGGGGATTTCTCCACGGGAAAACGGATGTGCCGTGCGGGCGGAGGCCGCCGAGCACTGAAAACCATCGGTACTGCAGGAGTGGTTCAGCGACGGACTTCGAAGCCCCACTGCAACCGGGCATCGTTCGCTGGCGGATCCGCGAAGGCGACGACGACCGTTTCGCTATCGGCTCGAGCGACGTGAAAACCGGTCGCGGAGCCGCTTTCCGCCCAGACGTTCCGGACGGAGGGAGTGACGTCGAGCCCGTGCGAGAGGACGAACTCGGTCGTCTCGCCGTCGCCCACGGCTTCCGCCGTTCTCACGGACTCCGTTCGGAAGCCCGCGTTGTCTCGAACGATAGCCGGTAACTCCTCGGCCTCGAGGGGCGTACAGTCGTGAAACTGGTTTCCGATGATCGTCGCGGAATCGTGGTCGGCCGCGAACGTGATCCCGGGTCCCCGGGAATCCGCCGCGCCGGAGATGTGACAGCCGGAAACCGTCACGCCGACCGTCCTGCCGCCGAAGCGGATCCCCGGTGTATCACCGTCACGGCCGTTGTCGGAGACGTCGCAGTCGGCCAGCCGGAGATCCGACCCGCCGTCAGCGAAGTCGACTCCCGGACCGCCGTTGTCGAAGACGCGACAGTCGGCCACGGCGACGTCGGCGATCCGCTCTCCCGTCGCGATGCGGACGCCCGCGCCGTCGTTAGCGGAAATCTGGGAGGTCGAGACGTCGATCGACGCGTTCTCGTCGGCCTCCGCCACGTGAACGCCGTGCCCGCCGTTCTCGGTCACGTGGCAGCCGTCGATCCGGTGTTCGCGGGCCGAAAACGGCGGTGGCCCCACCCCGATCCCCATCTCGCCTTTCTCGTCGATCACGATTCCATCCTCTTCGTTCGCGTGCGCCGAGCAGTTCGCGAACCGGGTCCTGCGATCCGCGGAGGTTCGGAACCCGACGCGGTTGCCGATCGCCGTACATCCGTGGACGAAGAAGTGGCCGGCGTGGCGCTCGCTCTCCTGCACCCCTGTCGCCTGGTTCTCGAACATGATCCCGTTGTTGCCATTCCCGCGAGCGTGGCAGTCGGCGACGACGACCGGTTCGGCGTCGGCCGCGAGTCCCGTTCCGATACCGATCCCGTTCGAGCCAATGTTGATCCCGTCTCGAGCGGCGTCGAAGTTTCGGCCGCAGTCCTCCGCGACGCAGCCGTGGACGAGGCTGTCGACCATCATGTCCGTCCCGATCCCGGTCGCGGCCGAGCCGGAGGCGTGAACGCCGACGATCCGACAGCGGCGGACGTGCTGGTAGTAGATGCACTTCTCGCCCGGATCGTACGACTCGCCGCCCGGGACGCCCGAGGCGTCGATCGTCATCCGTTCTACGGCGAGATCGGTCAGCGGCTCGTCCGATTTGCCGAATCCCTCGAGGGCGGCGAACCCGGATCCCTCGGCTCGGATCGTCGTCGCTCCCGTCCCGTCGCCGATCAGGCGGACGCGGGAGCGATGGGTGATCGGGCCGCCGATCCGGTACTCTCCGGCCGGGAAGTAGACACGGTCGCCACCCGCGTCGTGGGCGTCGTCCACGGCCGCCTGAATCACCTCGCGATCGTCGTCGGTACCGTCGCCGCTCGCACCGTACTCGGTCACTGATCGCATCGGGAGTAGCGTCGTCGGAACGGAAAATAACGGTTGTCGTCAGTTCGAGTGATGAACGTCGACTGTCGGTGAGAGCAGTTCTGACGGCTCATTCCGTACTCGAAAGCTACTGAGTTCACTCGAGACCGAGCCGCTTCCGTTCCTCTGAGCGCCGCTGGTACCGATCGAAGACAGCTTCGAAGCGTCGGCGTCGTTTCGACTCGAGATCGACGAAACAGGAGCGGCAGCTCCGACCCGTTTCTCCCCGTGCGGTTCGTATCAACAAATCTGGCGGTGCAACCGGGATTAATGGGCGAATACGACGTATCTCGTATTGTATGACATCGATCTCCATGGAAAACGTTAGCAAATACTTCGATTCGGGAGACACTGTCGCGAACTACCGAATCAACCTCGAGGCCGAAGACGGCGAGTTTCTCGCGTTTCTCGGGCCGTCGGGTTGCGGAAAGACGACGGCACTGCGGATGATCGCGGGGCTCGAGCAGCCGTCGGAGGGCGCGATCTACTTCGACGACGAGCGGGTCGACGGGCGTTCACCCAGTGACCGGAACGTGGCGATGGTCTTCCAAAACTACGCGCTGTACCCGCACATGACGGTCGCACAAAACATCGGCTACCCGTTGAAAGTCCGCGGGATACCGCCCGATGAGCGGGACCGAAGGGTAGCGGAGGTCACGAAGCTGCTGCACATCGAAGATCAGGTCCAGAAGAAACCGGCGGCGCTGAGCGGTGGACAGCGCCAGCGAGTGGCGCTCGCGCGCGCCATCATCAGGGAGCCGTCGGTGTTTCTCCTCGACGAGCCGCTGTCGAATCTCGACGCCAAGCTCCGCCAGGAGATGCGTATTGAGTTGAAGCGCCTCCAGAACGAGCTCGAGATCACGACGATCTACGTGACCCACAACCAGGAGGAAGCGATGAGCATGGCAGATAAGGTCGCGGTCATGAATCGGGGAACGATCCAGCAAGTCGCACCGCCACAGGAGCTGTACGATCGACCCCGAACGGCGTGGGTTGCCCGGTTTATCGGGTCGCCGCCGATGAACCTGTTCCAGGGGACCCGCCGTAACGGATCGATCGACCTCGGCGAGGCGGGGACCGTCGAGCTGGAGGGCGTGATGGACGTCGAAGCCGCCGTGGAAGCGGGAGGACGGGACGACGCGGGTGCGGCCAGTGTGCTGGCGAACAGCGCACACAGCGACGTCGCACTCGGTGTTCGGCCGGAGGACCTGACCGTTTCCACCACGCGGCCATCGTCGGGAAACGTGATCGAAGGAACCGTGGATACCGTCGAGCCGCTGGGCGAGTACGACCTCGTCAACGTTTCCGTCAACGACCAGATCGTGAACGCAAAAGTGTCGGAGGCGACCGTCGCGCGGGACGACAGCGTCTACCTGACGTTCGACGACGACGCCGCCTACCTGTACGACGACAACGGCGAGTTAGTCGTCTGATCGTCGAGACCGAGAGCTACGTGATTCCATGAGCTTACAAGATCACATCGACGGCCTCGCTACCGATCGCGACCTGGGCGAAGACCTGAATCTGGATCGCGAGAAGGTGGTCGCCCTGGCGGTGTTCCTGATTCCGGGCTTGACTCTCTTCGTTATTTTCTCCGTCGGGCCGATCGTCTACTCGGCGATCGGGAGTTTCTACTCGTGGGATACCTTTACGATGGAGAATTTCGTCGGCCTGGACAACTGGAGGCGTTCACTCACCGACCCCCTCATCGTTCACTGGTCGAACATGCGGGAGTTTCGGTATCCGATGGGCGCGCTCACCCACAACCTCCTCTGGGTCGTTATCCACGTACCCGCGAGCACGTTCCTGGGCCTCGCACTGGCGTTGCTGTTCGCCGATTTGAACGGTCGCCGCATCCTTCGCTCGATGGTCTTTGCGGGCTTTACCGTCCCGCCGATCGTCATCGGGTTGGTCCTGATGTTCGTCTACGATCCCCAGGCCGGGGTCTTCAACGAACTGCTCCGGGTGCTCGGTCAGGAGCAGTGGGTCCGCAACTGGACGCAGTCGCCGCAGGTGGCGATCTACGCCCTCATCGCGGGCGGAATCTGGGTCCACACCGGGTTCAGTATGCTGCTGTACAGTTCGGCGCTGTCAGCGATCGATCCGTCGCTGATCGAGTCGGCCAAGGTCGACGGCGCCGGCCCGTGGCGACGGTTCCGGGACATCATCTGGCCGCTGGTCAAGCCGGTGACCGCCGTGGTCGTCATCATGGGGATCATCTGGGTGATGCGGATGTTCGACATCGTCTACGCCGCCGGGGGCGCTGCAGGCGGACCGAACCACGCGTACTCGGTGCTGGGTATCGAGGTGTACCGGGCCGCGTTCCGGCCGGCGATCGACTACGGAATGGCGATGGTGGTGGCGCTGATTCAACTGTTCATCGTCGCCCCGCTCGCGCTATACATCGCTCGCATGAGGTGATTCGACGTGACTGAAGACGACCCACTCAAACCGACCGGCGCCGACGCGGGATCCGAGGCAGCGGCTGAAGACGACCGATACCTGCAGGTCGAGGAGGTGCCCGAGTCTGCGCCGGCGTCCGACTTCACCTGGCGGATGCGGATTGCTGACGCCGTTCCCTCGAAGCGACGGGCCCTCAAGTACGTCGTCGCGATCACCGTCGCCGTACTCTGGATCGTCCCCTTCATCGGCCTGTTCATGGCGTCGTTCCGGCCCCTTTCGGAGATCATCGGCGGCTGGTGGCACCTCGAGGGAATGACGATAACGTTCGAGAACTACTCCCAGGCGTGGAACTACAGCACCGCCCCGATGAGTCGGGCGCTGCTCAACACGTTCATCGTCACGATCCCGGCGGTGCTGGTCGTGATGCTCCTCGGGGTGATGACGGCGTACCCGTTCGCCCGGTTCGAGTTTCCGCTGAAGACGACGCTGTTCTTCCTGATACTGCTGGTTATGGCCGCGCCCCCGGAACTCGTTGCGATGGGCAACTACAACGCCCTCCAGGATATCGGGCTGTTCGACACGTACATGGGGCTGATACTGATCCACATCGGCTGGGGGCTCGGTTGGGT
This DNA window, taken from Natronococcus sp. CG52, encodes the following:
- a CDS encoding RDD family protein; its protein translation is MAFVDGAISGWIGSIIAFQFAALPALLSQSAFEGYYGMTVGKHPRGIVVGKADGSPIAWRVAVVRSLLRPVGGLPVPYLVGIVAAYATGAHQRVGDVAGGTAVVRAGD
- a CDS encoding right-handed parallel beta-helix repeat-containing protein translates to MRSVTEYGASGDGTDDDREVIQAAVDDAHDAGGDRVYFPAGEYRIGGPITHRSRVRLIGDGTGATTIRAEGSGFAALEGFGKSDEPLTDLAVERMTIDASGVPGGESYDPGEKCIYYQHVRRCRIVGVHASGSAATGIGTDMMVDSLVHGCVAEDCGRNFDAARDGINIGSNGIGIGTGLAADAEPVVVADCHARGNGNNGIMFENQATGVQESERHAGHFFVHGCTAIGNRVGFRTSADRRTRFANCSAHANEEDGIVIDEKGEMGIGVGPPPFSAREHRIDGCHVTENGGHGVHVAEADENASIDVSTSQISANDGAGVRIATGERIADVAVADCRVFDNGGPGVDFADGGSDLRLADCDVSDNGRDGDTPGIRFGGRTVGVTVSGCHISGAADSRGPGITFAADHDSATIIGNQFHDCTPLEAEELPAIVRDNAGFRTESVRTAEAVGDGETTEFVLSHGLDVTPSVRNVWAESGSATGFHVARADSETVVVAFADPPANDARLQWGFEVRR
- a CDS encoding ABC transporter ATP-binding protein; its protein translation is MENVSKYFDSGDTVANYRINLEAEDGEFLAFLGPSGCGKTTALRMIAGLEQPSEGAIYFDDERVDGRSPSDRNVAMVFQNYALYPHMTVAQNIGYPLKVRGIPPDERDRRVAEVTKLLHIEDQVQKKPAALSGGQRQRVALARAIIREPSVFLLDEPLSNLDAKLRQEMRIELKRLQNELEITTIYVTHNQEEAMSMADKVAVMNRGTIQQVAPPQELYDRPRTAWVARFIGSPPMNLFQGTRRNGSIDLGEAGTVELEGVMDVEAAVEAGGRDDAGAASVLANSAHSDVALGVRPEDLTVSTTRPSSGNVIEGTVDTVEPLGEYDLVNVSVNDQIVNAKVSEATVARDDSVYLTFDDDAAYLYDDNGELVV
- a CDS encoding carbohydrate ABC transporter permease; the encoded protein is MSLQDHIDGLATDRDLGEDLNLDREKVVALAVFLIPGLTLFVIFSVGPIVYSAIGSFYSWDTFTMENFVGLDNWRRSLTDPLIVHWSNMREFRYPMGALTHNLLWVVIHVPASTFLGLALALLFADLNGRRILRSMVFAGFTVPPIVIGLVLMFVYDPQAGVFNELLRVLGQEQWVRNWTQSPQVAIYALIAGGIWVHTGFSMLLYSSALSAIDPSLIESAKVDGAGPWRRFRDIIWPLVKPVTAVVVIMGIIWVMRMFDIVYAAGGAAGGPNHAYSVLGIEVYRAAFRPAIDYGMAMVVALIQLFIVAPLALYIARMR
- a CDS encoding carbohydrate ABC transporter permease, which gives rise to MTEDDPLKPTGADAGSEAAAEDDRYLQVEEVPESAPASDFTWRMRIADAVPSKRRALKYVVAITVAVLWIVPFIGLFMASFRPLSEIIGGWWHLEGMTITFENYSQAWNYSTAPMSRALLNTFIVTIPAVLVVMLLGVMTAYPFARFEFPLKTTLFFLILLVMAAPPELVAMGNYNALQDIGLFDTYMGLILIHIGWGLGWVVLFLRNYLLGIPEELEEAARIDGASRYQIFRTIILPLSTPALVSVAVIQFTWVWNAFFFPLVFMRSPELYLAPQVLPLMRGRVQVEWGMIAAGSIMTMAAPVILFLLLERYYKRGMVAAVAD